A DNA window from Heliomicrobium undosum contains the following coding sequences:
- a CDS encoding PrgI family protein: MDGEDKVVGGIVSLRQLAYSLLGLCLGSGFGFTIYSLTGFVLPGFLVGILPLGVGLYMAFWKVDAFGMTADQYWRNRLAYAFRPKAFPYIQDPAAMLPTQEKRRGLQ; the protein is encoded by the coding sequence ATGGATGGGGAGGATAAAGTTGTAGGTGGTATCGTCAGCCTGCGACAACTAGCCTACTCCCTTTTAGGGTTGTGCTTGGGTAGCGGATTCGGCTTCACAATTTACTCGCTAACCGGTTTTGTTCTTCCTGGTTTTCTCGTAGGCATTCTTCCGCTTGGGGTAGGCCTCTACATGGCCTTCTGGAAAGTGGACGCCTTCGGGATGACCGCCGACCAGTATTGGCGAAACCGGCTGGCCTACGCCTTCCGTCCCAAAGCGTTCCCGTACATCCAGGACCCGGCGGCGATGTTGCCCACCCAGGAGAAACGGAGGGGTTTGCAATGA